TCATCACTATAGCTGGTATTCATTATGAATAATGAGGATTACCATGTTCGAAGTAAAAACTATGTCTTTACAAAACAAACCATTTAGGTATGTCGTGGCCATGTATTATTTCACATGCTTTAACATCCATGCAGCAAGAACTTTCATAAGTCAGAACATGTAAGCTTTTCCAGTTACCCTTCTCTTTCGAGACTCTGTTCATTTCAGACAAAGCTGTCTCAATGAGAACTGCTTTTGGCGAAGGATGGATTGCATACGGTCATATTTTAGCGGCTGAGTGTGAGAATGAACAAGCTCTCAACTGTTACTATAGGGTTAGAAATAATTCGTTATAATTGGATTTCCATAGTTTCTCCCATCTTCTTTTTAAGGCAGCGCGAATTCTTCCTTGGCATTATGAACCCAAGATGTACATTGGAATGCAATACTGCAGAGTTGGAGTACGAATGGCTGAAGATTTCCTGCGAGAGGCCTCTTGTATCCGATCTTCTGATCCGGTCATAATGCATGAACGCGGATCATATTATTATCGGTACAACAAATTCCGTAGTCAGTTTATTAAGAATTCGTTTTCTACCTTTTTAAAACTGTATTAGTTCGTTGTTATTGTCATTATCTGTTTTCAATCCTCCTCAGTGGCGTATTATACGAAACTCGTTCTTCATTTCTGCGAATTTGATCTACTGTTCCACTCGAAAACTGTATCACTTTGTCGCCGTGGTAGACCGCTTTCACACACATTTCTCTAGAAGCatgcaaacatcaaattttgcaattgtattcaaaattttgagtGGTAAGGCAATTACCGTACTAAAGCAGAGATATCCGAAGATACATTTTCAGCTGCTGAGCAATTCTTCAGCAACGCCTTGTTAGCTGTTATTGGGAACGAAGAGGCAGAGTTCGCCGACTCGAGCTCTATCATCACAGAGTTTGTttatgaattctttttttgttcttttttaagcGATGAAATCGTCCATTATGCttgttgattatttattttagacaACTCGATCCATTCTGGCAACCTTTAGTTGCTAATCTCGGTCACGTTAGTCGAAGGCTTGGGAAATACAGGGAATCCATAGATTTCCATAAGttcgttattattttatcacttTACACTTTTCCTATGCATATAATCAAAGAGTTCCAATTTGTAGTAGTCCTGACGTAGTTTCTAGGACTGTCACTATGTTTCCTGTTGAACAAATTTGTCACATTGCTTACGaattcatcatcatcatttgaTTCATCTCCTATTGTGCTTTGAAAGTGAAATATTCCTTTAGTTTGCGGTTTTCTGCTAgctgtagtcgggtcaagtTGACATGAGACTTGGTGCGACTGCagtcgaagcggtgcgatggagcgtagcggttaggatagAGGGGGTTggatcatcgcgaactgtaACGGTGAGCGATGCTAAAAGGGGCCTCTCTTCGATCTTAATCGGCAGCttcatcgcaccgcttcgaacgcagccacTTATGGAACTTCGTAACTTAATCTCGTCAGACCTGACTACATATATAATTTGTACTCTATACTCCGTTAATATTTCCAGCAAGGCACTGCTAATAAATCCGATGGACTGGCATTCAATGGCTTCAATGGCTATGTCGTATGCATGCCTTGGTGAAACAAATGTCGCTACTCGTTACTTCGCCAAAGCTCTTTCTCGTGCTCCATATAATGGCGTTAGTTTATAGTCTTTCTATTACCTTTTTTATCTGTGATGATAAAGATTCGTTAATAGTAATAACGAGACAAGTTACGGTACAATTTATTTGACACAAACTTTCAGATGATTCGCAACGCTCTCGACAAGCTGTCGCAACTTGAAAACGACTATGTGAGTTATTCTGTTCTTTCTGTGTCTATTATTGAACTTTTCTCAATCACTGTATCCATACTCCTAATGTTTCTAGTTTCTGAAAGTCTCTGAGTATAAGTCACATGAATTAAATCAGTGTCAAATAGGACGGCTTgtcttctctctctttttcctttgaacGACTGGTTTAAAACTTTTATCTTGGGGTTCTTGCGAAAGATCTATTGAGTCTTTTGTATAACACTTATGCTTTTGATTCCAAAAGGGATTTTTAATGGCATTTTCAAACAGCAAATAGCGACTCACTGTTCAGCAACGTCATTCTTAAAAGAAGGACTCAGAAAGCAACAAATTCTAATTCCGAATAGTTCGGCaagatcatttttttcagctggACTATACTGACTTTAAGACTACAACTTCAACCAGCATTGACGATTTGGAGAGGATTTTCGTTGAAAGAGCTTCTTTGCGTGTTGAAGTTAGTTTACAGAATATTTTTATCCTAAAATATTGCTTAATTATTTTCGTTCTTGCAGATGCAAAAGGATGTAATGgcgaagagaatgaaaaagtcATTGTCGGAAAATTTAAAGATGAGGATAGCTTCTAAAAAATATCGGTAATGTTCATTTTCACTTGCTACATAGATTGAGACTGATCTTTCCATTttaaattcttcctttttgtaGTGAGATAGAACTATGGGTATCgtcaacttttttctgtttcatcttctttcatttgctttttttttattttggaggATTCCTAATGTAACATAATCGTTCTAATAGCTATCTGTGGATTAAAAGTTCTAACTACACTGTTTGAACATGTATTTTCAGCCAAGATTTAGCCCGTGTCAATGCAAGGAAGAAACATGCGGAATCAAATGAACCGGTATTTTCTGTAGGCATGGGGACCACTGGTCCTCCTGGATCAATGACTGGTGACGGTGGCGGTTAAGCAACGTCTCTTCCCACTTGAGACTGTAGACTTTGAGACTGTATTTTAAAGATCTGCCTGTTCTTCCAGCTAGATTGGactattttataatttacgTGTAAGTAGTTGCTCATCTGTAttgttcggtttttttttctcgcttgtATAGCAAGAGCACCATTACGTTTTTCACTAATCCTGAGACCTAACCTCAAACGTAATGATGTCCTCCGAAGTTCGAAAATCCTTCATAAtgattctttttctgattaGCAGAGATGTTGTGTGATGAGTCGCTAAATCTACGTGTCGTTTGATAATTGTATGTTTATAAGTTCGTCGGGCAGGTGTACTTTCTCAGTAATACTCTTTCATTATAACGTTACGATAGCCCTTCAGAGGAAAATGTGGTTTGGGagactcagtggcgcccttatccCTGAATGCTCtatccttacttttttctctcactaacttcagcttacatgtcatagatcatctaagactaatgcttaagtcTTAGGGTCCCGATTGACTTAGTTAtttccttccagaaataagggcgccactgaatgCATCCCCCAACAGCATTTTACCCGGCTTTATTTGTTATAGAATTGGATTTCTTGTATTGAAAGAATGTGCGATTCTTGTGCTTGTGTACACGCTTCTACACTGATCAAGATTCGCTCTAATGATAAAAGTTAATAACTGAAGTGTCATTCGGTAGCACAATTGGAAACCTCCCTCTAGTTGGAGAACGTGTTTATGAAGATTTGTTTGCTCAATAATTTACAATTTACGGATTCCGCAGGCTAGAACATGATGTTCCTCGCTAGGAAGCCAATAATCTTTTGTGTTGAAGAGATATTATGAACAATTAAGAAgaggttttgttttgttcaccTGCACAGTTCGATATCTACCGCAACGTTTGTTGGAAAAGAAGTGTGAACAATTTTAGACGCCTTTGGTGTATTACTCGTAGCTCTCAGAACAAGCTGTTTGTAAGGATTTGACCGAAAAGAAGTCAACTATTAAAGCGTTTTTTGAATGTCAAAATCTATTAGTTTGACGTCATCAATGCTCGAAAACCCTGTTTCCGAGACTATAACATTTTCTTCCCGAACAGTTCCACAAGTTCGaggcaaaaataaattcaccACTAGACTTCGACGAAAACAAATGTCTTACCTCCTCTGACTTCGCCCAGTCCAGACGCAATCAAGGGCTTAAATGGTGAAGGGTGGTCAACAGGTTACTGCAAAGGTTCCGAGCATatgtaaaatttcaaagagaacAAGCTCCGTTGTTCTCGTGTCCACCATTTCCTGAACGCACCTTTTGCACTATTTTCAACGCAGATGCCCCCTTGAGCCCCACTTTCTTCCTCACACAAACCAATGAATAATTTCCCGCCATGAATTAAAGATAAATGCCATTGTGAGGTCTGCGTTAGACCAATACTCGTCTCTTCGTCCCACACTCTCGTCCCGATACCAATCCTAACAATCCGTGACTGCACAATAAACAATGCTGTACAACTACGCAACGTCTTCGATTACGGTGGCTACTTGCTTTAGCTGTTTTGTTGCACTGTTTTCCCTCACTTATGCTAGTTATATGTCTCATTGTGAATCTTCTAAAAGACGAACCAGAATTGTATGACACCCGCTACCGCCGTGGATAATAGGGATTTACACGAGACTAGTCCAAAATTGCGTCCATTTTCTCTAATCGTTAAATTTTCTCTCTGCGAAGGAATTGACATCCCCATACTTTCACTTTCTTCCGACTATGCGATTTCGATTTTCAGTTTCGATCAGTTGTTAAACACAATCAAATCCCAATTTACTTTTTGACTCGAACATGTCATCTCAGCTTTTTGTGGTTTGATTGGTTTTAGTGTTCCTTCGTAAAGTAACAGTATGCCTTTCTTTGTGGTAGGATCGAAACGATTTGAAGCCTGGTGCAATTGTATTAAAGGCTCGAACTCgaagtgggacccttgctagatCCAGCAGGACTGCATAGATATGTAAGATCCCATGGTGACACTTCAATGGGAACttcttacgcaattgcaccagttTTCAGGTTATTTTGATCCAGTTGTAGATGTTGTAATTTTACACACTGACCTTCTAGAATCCACAGCTCTTACTCGATGcaaactccttttttcaattagTTGGGGATTGACGTTTCTTGACCTTTTTTGGGCGACGTTgtcttttcttcccttttatATTTCTTGTGCCTTCCGTTCAGTGCCGGTTCGTGGTCCATTCATGTAATAGATATCATTGCAAGCTATCAGCTGTTACTATATCCCTAACACTATAGAAATAGCATCGTTTCGTTGTGTCCAGCCCGATGAAGAGCAATTTCCCATTGTCAGTTTGCTTCAGTATCGAGTTCAAGCGTGAGGACATAGGATTTAAAGATACTTTATCTACTCTATATATAGAACTATGTGGAAAAGACTGCAAAACTTAAGATGTATGGTGCATCTGCACAGTTTGGCTGACATTGTAAACGTGCAGCGGCAAATAAAGTGTACAGTTGCTTATGTTGCCCGCATAGTTTGCAGAAGCGATTGCATCTCTACCAATTGGTGATCGACAATCATTAATTTATCGTGACCTGATCGGGCGAAGCCTCGcttctgcaatttttgcaaactcTGCTAAGAGCACTACGTCGGAATGATTCGGTATCGACTTAAGACTACCTCAAGAGCATCACATACCTGGTATAGTCGaatcagaacgacatgaagctcggtgaaattgcgtaggcggctgcgctcgaagcgttgcggtcgagcgtagcggttggaatcgaataGAGACCCCTGCTAGTAAAGCTCATCGTTGGAATTCTCTTGGCGGTAtttggtcccacttcgatcccAACAGCTAGCTTCGAGCGCactcgcttacgcaactgctccgatcttcgtgtcgttttgacccaatcGTAATCTCTCTTCGAGAGCACTTTTTTGAGTCAATTATAAATCTACAATACTTCTATAACCTCACCTCAGTTAAAACAAAACAGATCTAGAGCCAATCGTTCACCATGGTAAAAATGAACTTATAACTTCACCAAGGTAAAAATGAACTTTCCATCGGTATTAAGCTGATATACCGTTGCCAGCGCTGGCATGTTGTGATTAGTTGCGATTTCCTCCTGACTTTTGCACTTGGTAAAGCATTGATCGTTATTGAGTTCTATCATTTATCGTTTTTATTCATCCACATCATTTATCATTTCTATTCATCCAAGTTTTCAGCCCGGAAAAATGCGGGTTCCGAGTGGTGCACCTGTACCCTTTTGGCTTtccatcaaaaacaaaatcccTGCAAAAGGGATATTCTCACGGCCATCTCTTGGTACCGTCGCAGTTGTGGGGACGGTGATTCTGACAGCGACAGCTGTCTTCTTTGTAACTGCATATCCGAAGATTGAGAACGAATACTATAAAGATGCGCAAGCGAAAGAAAGAGCGTTGTTACGAGGAACTCGAGAAGACTTAGCTCATGGTCAACGAGTGTGGTCTGatccatttggaaaaaaataggctTTACTGGATTAGTACggattaataattttattgtctCCGTTGTATGTTTAGATATTACTAATATGAGATGCATAGATTTCGTTCGTTTTTATGCATTTGaccaatgtttttatttattattgctcaacaataaatattaatttagATGTCAGACGATGACACACACAATACGCATCCCTCCGAAGGAGATCACAGCGATAAAGAGGACACCAGCGAGCAGGGAAGAACACCTGTTCACAAGAACGACTATTCTTTGGATCAGTTTGCAGATGATGTCGAGGTCCGACTTATTTCCACTAAACTGTTAAGTATTGTCTAATTTTACCATTATTAGATCATTGAATTGAACCACACTCGCGCAGACCATATCCCCAATCTTGCAAGATTCAAGGAGTTGAAGGTTAGTGGTATGAATGTAGTATGTATTGGTTGACAAACGCTTTTACAGGAGTTGGTTTTGCGCACCAACTTGCTGAAGTCAATTGGACCAAATCTGCAAGTGCTAACCACTTTGACAGAGCTTGACCTATATGAGAATCAAATTGAACACATAGAGAATCTTCAAACTCTTGTGAATCTCAAAAAGCTTGATCTTAGCTTCAACAGGTGTGGTCTCTTTTACGTAATATTTGTCCCAGAATTGTATCACCAAACACTTAAGGATGTCTTTAGAATTCGGGAGATAAATGGACTTTCCACCCTTACTAAGCTAACCCACATTTATTTGGTGCACAATAAAATAACTGAAATCAAAGGTCTTGACTCTCTTCTGGAACTGGAACTGTTGGAGCTTGGTGACAACAGGTATTTGTTAAATACTAGTTTTTCTATGACATTTTCACGGTAGTTTCAATTTCCAGGATTAAGAAGATTGAAAATATCTTTCATCTTGTCAAGCTGAGAGAGTTATActtaggaaaaaacaaaatcgcaAAAATCGAAGGCTTGGAAACCCTGAAGGAGCTGAGACTCCTTAGCTTACCGGTAAGTATTGTCCgaacaatgtttttctttcttccagatattattattattattctaattTCACGTTAAAATTCAAAGTCCATTACAGGCTAATCGCTTGACCAAAGTTgagaatttggaaacattaggAAATCTGGAAGATCTATATCTGAGCGACCAGGGAATAGAAGATATCACGCATCTTGCCGTTTTGGTTTGTCtcacttgttttattttgtgcgAAACGCAAAAGATACTTGTACCTTTTTGTTTATGTCATATTATTGTATTAACAATCGTTCAGAAAAATCTCAGAACGGTCGATGTATCCAATAACAACCTAGCCTCATTCGATGGTGTGTCAGAGTTAAGGGAGCTGAATGATTTCTGGGTGAGTCACTTTTTCAAGACGAAAGTGTTTGGCTGAAGTTGTACGAAAGTATACAGTTATCGTTAGCTTTGTTAGAAAGTTTGAGTGCGTGATTTTGGGAGGTGCTGGCGTTATAATCACCACTTATGCTCGCAGTTCACTGTAATTGGGACATCATTGAATTCCATCgatatgtaataataaattaatgtaCTAGTGGTACCGAAttcaaaaccaaaaagaagATAGCAGAACGCTGGTATTTTCTGGGTTTAGATTCTGGGATTTTGCATAATTACCTCTCATATTTAGTTGAAGTTGAGATCACAAGTGTTGTGAGATTCTCGACTCTTAgccggtgttttttttatttttttatttttatttttatttttttcttttgcgcgGTGCAATCTTGATTTCCAAACATTGTCTATTGGAGAATATCatcaatatttgaaattttagatGACACtgtgcacttttttgttcGGTTTCGAATGATtcgttttacttttcttctgtactttttctaaaacaatTGAAAGCGTGGTTCCAACTTTGCTTACTGTCTTACAGAAATTATTTGCGTTTGCAGGCCAATGACAACCGCATCTCTAGTTGGGCTGAGGTGGAGAAGCTTCGAGGACTTGAGAAATTGGACACTGTGTACCTTGAACGCAATCCAATTTATGAAAGTGATCGTACCGGTTACCGCAGAAAAGTGATGCTTGCTCTTGAACAAGTGAAGCAAATTGATGCCACGATGTGTCGTTAGATCGTAGATAACGTGCCTTATGTTCCTAATTATGTTGTTGCAATTGTTGATCGATATTGAAGGAAGTTTGCAGTCGttttttcgcattttattCTAAACGCTGTCGACGAAGTGGTATTCGAACTAAGAAGAGCGATGTTCGTTCACCAAAGGCATATCTCATGAGTGTAAGTGAACTTCGCTTGATATACGATTTAAAGAACTTTCAATTCCAATTCATTATACTTTAGTctgttatttctatttttttaacaattcTTTGGCTCGTTTTAGTTGTTTTCTCATGATCTTTTCCAAGTACGTACCACTGAAAGAATGTCGTTCTGTATATTGTGGATTTATTCTGAGTCTCCTTGTAAGAAGTGATGTACGGTAGTGCGGGCCATTCCTTCCACGTGTTGTCTCCGTTTTGCACAGAATAAATTGTCGTTTTTACTGCTTTGGTATTTATGTCTCGTTCTTGGTTTGACCTATGTGTCTTTTCATTGTATTATTTGTATAGTTCTTCATCAAAGTTTGTTAATGCTACTTTGTCTACCACTACCAAGTGCCACTACGTACAGTAGTAGCAAAAGCAGGGGAAAACGTTATCGGATTAGAATGACGAGGACTGTACCACCATTTTATAAATCTTGCACACTATATTTGATTCAGCATTGGCACATTGGCAAATTATGCCTCACTTGGAAGATTTTCAACGAATATTTTCATCGCAGCACATGCCCGTAACACTTCCGtatcgaatgaaaaaagactTGCGAAATCGAAAATACATCTTTGATTCTGGTTATGATCTCTAGGGATCCTCTGTGATTCTCTTGACGATTCCACTCCTCTGTCGATCAGTGTTCAATCctcatcttctttcttctcaatcTTCACGTAAGGTGTGTGTATTCTTCTTTTAACGAGAAACTGATGTCATAATTCGCTTTCAGTTTAGAAACTAAGATGATCGTAGCCAACAGATTGTAGGAAACCACAAAAACTTTGgagaaaatgtttattttcataGAAACTGAGCGCTCCTTGTGGAGGAGAACAGTATCCTTTAGTCTGGAGTCTAAATCCAGTCATTTCTTCCGTAAACCACACGAACTAGCACGTGAACAACAAACCACGATATATTTGATGTTGCTTGctgttcaaatatttttgaaatggatTAGGACGAAATCATACAGCACTGCTACTACCCAGCGCGCCCACCACCGTCCTTTGGCGCTTGGTAGCACAAAATACAAGCACTACGTGGCTCATTCTTATCACACGTTGCTTTTATTTCACCCGAACCTAACGCGTCAACTTTGCTGTCGGCGTTAATTTTCCTTTGTAAGGtgaattgttctttttcgAGGATAGATGTCCATAGTCAGCTACTTCTACGaatcagtctttttttctcttgtcaGATTAATTTGTTATTTAGCATTAGGGCTCTCTAGCAAATTAGCCACAGGGCGTTATGCTCTATTTTAATCCTTCTGTCGTTTCTGGAATGTAAAGTCTTGCTCTTTAGATGTCACTCATTTCGCGTTATAAATCTCACCTAACATCACCTAGtcatcaaagaaaagaaatgacttTATCAATACGACTAGAAGAATTCCATGTTATCTTGCGGTGATCCGAGCACTGggtaaaatatagttggggAAGGGGGAGCGTGGGGCACtaagtggcgcccttatttctggaagtaaataactaaatcaatcggcGCCATGAAATATGAACATTACTCTTAGAGGatttatgacatgtaagctaacgttactaagaaaaaaaagtaagatagagcgacTATAATCATACTCAGGTCAAAACGGCCTGAAGCCCGACTCGAAGTGATGCGGTAGAGCCACTAGTTGCGATCGAAGTGGGATCATTGCTAATCACACTCGGCCTGCAGAATTAAGTATGGTCCCACTTTGATCTCAGCAGCttgtgcaactgcaccaggcttcagCTCGTCTTGACTCCGCCATAATTTGGGAGCGAGACTATTGTTGACTGAGATTATTTTCGCTCAATAACAGAAGGAttgataattattatattgGATAGTAAGTGAATCGAATCCATAGcttgagaaaaagttttcGTTATGCAAATAAAATGTCCATCTGTATTACAGGGTTCTTTGAACAACTGCGGACTACGATGAGGTGGCTTGTTCTCATCTCTGCCCTGCTATATTTCGCACAAGCGGATCGAATCCTAGTTTTGGTGGAATGTATGAGTGCTAGAGAGACTCACTCCATCTTCTTTCGAGGACTTCAAGGTagcattttctcttcttctccatAGGTATCTTCGGTGATGtataaagaaatagaatttctGGCAAATTCCAGAACGTGGCCACCACCTCGTGTTCCGAACTGCGGACGACCCATCGCTTTCGTTGATGAAGTACGGCGAGCTCAACTACGATCATCTGATAATATTTGCTCCTTCAGTTGACGGTAGGTGTGTTGTGAAGTGCTTCAATT
This is a stretch of genomic DNA from Necator americanus strain Aroian chromosome II, whole genome shotgun sequence. It encodes these proteins:
- a CDS encoding hypothetical protein (NECATOR_CHRII.G8155.T1), whose amino-acid sequence is MPPILSADLDLDTSPWSEEDSPEDYERYRIFDESDYDCLVSRYLDRGDCETATYWIDFAFAKKSENGFSLVDFANYIKELTKVQQYKRISQLILKQRLFKKHLVFAYYYVNALFHLRMYGEIVQLQIGHLMLEEDLPVKSPDSGCGLEDYFDSATEEISGDDLAALNKMVTHNKLFSALMVVYGRTFILMENREFATRCLTVAYMQDRHCLAAEELLRKYRLVPYTNRDPCYRLMKKMQKTSAAGDPRQRTREAHQLYRNGNVAETLAITSTIMEEHGLYLDCVILHANCLCYFQDSRRLFLLAHELVISFPDHHYSWYVVAMYYFTCFNIHAARTFINKAVSMRTAFGEGWIAYGHILAAECENEQALNCYYRAARILPWHYEPKMYIGMQYCRVGVRMAEDFLREASCIRSSDPVIMHERGSYYYRYNKFRTAEQFFSNALLAVIGNEEAEFADSSSIITEQLDPFWQPLVANLGHVSRRLGKYRESIDFHNKALLINPMDWHSMASMAMSYACLGETNVATRYFAKALSRAPYNGMIRNALDKLSQLENDYLDYTDFKTTTSTSIDDLERIFVERASLRVEMQKDVMAKRMKKSLSENLKMRIASKKYRQDLARVNARKKHAESNEPVFSVGMGTTGPPGSMTGDGGG
- a CDS encoding hypothetical protein (NECATOR_CHRII.G8155.T2) translates to MPPILSADLDLDTSPWSEEDSPEDYERYRIFDESDYDCLVSRYLDRGDCETATYWIDFAFAKKSENGFSLVDFANYIKELTKKHLVFAYYYVNALFHLRMYGEIVQLQIGHLMLEEDLPVKSPDSGCGLEDYFDSATEEISGDDLAALNKMVTHNKLFSALMVVYGRTFILMENREFATRCLTVAYMQDRHCLAAEELLRKYRLVPYTNRDPCYRLMKKMQKTSAAGDPRQRTREAHQLYRNGNVAETLAITSTIMEEHGLYLDCVILHANCLCYFQDSRRLFLLAHELVISFPDHHYSWYVVAMYYFTCFNIHAARTFINKAVSMRTAFGEGWIAYGHILAAECENEQALNCYYRAARILPWHYEPKMYIGMQYCRVGVRMAEDFLREASCIRSSDPVIMHERGSYYYRYNKFRTAEQFFSNALLAVIGNEEAEFADSSSIITEQLDPFWQPLVANLGHVSRRLGKYRESIDFHNKALLINPMDWHSMASMAMSYACLGETNVATRYFAKALSRAPYNGMIRNALDKLSQLENDYLDYTDFKTTTSTSIDDLERIFVERASLRVEMQKDVMAKRMKKSLSENLKMRIASKKYRQDLARVNARKKHAESNEPVFSVGMGTTGPPGSMTGDGGG
- a CDS encoding hypothetical protein (NECATOR_CHRII.G8156.T4) produces the protein MRVPSGAPVPFWLSIKNKIPAKGIFSRPSLGTVAVVGTVILTATAVFFVTAYPKIENEYYKDAQAKERALLRGTREDLAHGQRMSDDDTHNTHPSEGDHSDKEDTSEQGRTPVHKNDYSLDQFADDVEIIELNHTRADHIPNLARFKELKELVLRTNLLKSIGPNLQVLTTLTELDLYENQIEHIENLQTLVNLKKLDLSFNRIREINGLSTLTKLTHIYLVHNKITEIKGLDSLLELELLELGDNRIKKIENIFHLVKLRELYLGKNKIAKIEGLETLKELRLLSLPANRLTKVENLETLGNLEDLYLSDQGIEDITHLAVLKNLRTVDVSNNNLASFDGVSELRELNDFWANDNRISSWAEVEKLRGLEKLDTVYLERNPIYESDRTGYRRKVMLALEQVKQIDATMCRFFEQLRTTMRWLVLISALLYFAQADRILVLVECMSARETHSIFFRGLQERGHHLVFRTADDPSLSLMKYGELNYDHLIIFAPSVDEFGGSISVEEITRFVDEGGNLLVTGGPNLGQAVRELAIQHGFEFDEPDTMVIDHNNYDTYLDDGYHTTIVATKEQLLNAHLIIGETARLNPVLYKGVAMISHKNNLLRLEVLRGTTTSYSFNPTSPIDEYPGAIGKQVIMIGAVQARNNARAVFTGSMEMFSDAFLTAYVHKSGSEDPAARSGNMKLVTALSKWVLKENGVLRVKKVEHHLAGNREVPREYTILDEVEYAIEIEELKEGKWQPFSAKDVQLEFVRIDPFVRTTLKNNNGRFSTRFKLPDVYGVYKFLVDYRRIGYTHLYDVQQVSVRPLLHDQYERFIRSAYPYYASSFSMMAGVVLFSLVFLYYKEPAKVAITGSKKTN
- a CDS encoding hypothetical protein (NECATOR_CHRII.G8156.T2), giving the protein MSDDDTHNTHPSEGDHSDKEDTSEQGRTPVHKNDYSLDQFADDVEIIELNHTRADHIPNLARFKELKELVLRTNLLKSIGPNLQVLTTLTELDLYENQIEHIENLQTLVNLKKLDLSFNRIREINGLSTLTKLTHIYLVHNKITEIKGLDSLLELELLELGDNRIKKIENIFHLVKLRELYLGKNKIAKIEGLETLKELRLLSLPANRLTKVENLETLGNLEDLYLSDQGIEDITHLAVLKNLRTVDVSNNNLASFDGVSELRELNDFWANDNRISSWAEVEKLRGLEKLDTVYLERNPIYESDRTGYRRKVMLALEQVKQIDATMCR
- a CDS encoding hypothetical protein (NECATOR_CHRII.G8156.T1); the encoded protein is MRVPSGAPVPFWLSIKNKIPAKGIFSRPSLGTVAVVGTVILTATAVFFVTAYPKIENEYYKDAQAKERALLRGTREDLAHGQRVWSDPFGKK